DNA sequence from the Alkalilimnicola ehrlichii MLHE-1 genome:
GGACGATCGAACAGGACATGCGCCGCGGTGAGTTGGACCTGGTCTACATGGCGCCAGAGCGGCTCATGACCCCGCGCATGCAGGAGCTACTGCAACAGGTGCCCATCGCCCTGTTCGCCATCGATGAGGCCCATTGCGTCTCCCAGTGGGGTCACGACTTCCGCCCTGAGTACCTGCAGCTCTCCGTGCTGCATGAGCGCTTCCCCCGGGTACCGCGCATCGCCCTGACCGCCACCGCGGATGCCCGCACCCGGCAGGAGATCGTCAGACGCCTGGGCCTGGACGAGGCGCGGCAGTTTCTCTCCAGCTTCGACCGGCCCAATATCCGCTATCGGGTCACGCCGCGGCGCAATGCCCGCGATCAGCTCTGGCGGTTCCTGGAGACGGAGCACCCCGGGGATGCCGGCATCGTCTACTGCCTCTCCCGGCGCAAGGTGGACGATATGGCCGAGTGGCTGAACAGCAAGGGCCGCCCGGCGCTGCCCTACCACGCCGGTCTCGACGCGGCCACGCGCCAGCGCAATCAGCAGCGCTTCATCGAGGAGGAGGGGCTGATTGTGGTGGCGACCATCGCCTTCGGCATGGGTATCGACAAGCCCGATGTGCGGTTCGTGGCCCACCTGGACCTGCCGCGGAGCATGGAGGCGTATTACCAGGAGACCGGGCGGGCCGGGCGCGATGGGCTGCCGGCCACCGCCTGGATGACCTACGGCCTGCAGGATGTGATCACCCTGCGCCAGATGCTGGACAGTTCCGAGGCGGGGGAGGCCCACAAGCGGGTGGAGCGCCACCGGCTGGAGGCCATGCTGGCCTTCTGTGAGCACACCGCCTGCCGCCGGCAGTCACTGTTGGGCTATTTCGGCGAGGACCTGCCCGAGCCCTGCGGCAACTGTGATACCTGTCTCGAGCCGGTGGAGACCTGGGACGCCACCGAGGCGGCCCGTAAGGCCCTGTCTGCGGTCTACCGCACCGGCCAGATGTTTGGCGTGGCCCATCTGGTGGATGTCCTGCGCGGCCGTGAGACCGACCGCGTCCGGCAGTTCGGTCACCACCGCCTGTCGGTCTTTGGGCTGGGGGCGGACATGGAGGCGGGGCAGTGGCGCACCCTGTTCCGCCAGTTGGTGGCTCTGGGCCTGGTGGAGGTGGACCTGGACGGCTACGGCGGCTTGCGCCTGGCCGAGCGTTGTCGCCCGGTGCTGCGCGGCGAGCAGCCCCTGCACCTGCGCCGCGATCCGGCGCCGGCGCGCGCCCGGCGAAAACGGGCGGTGCCCGAGACCCCCTTCGCCCGGCCGGAGGACGAGCAGCTCTTCGATGCCCTGCGCGTCTGCCGGCGAGAGCTGGCCAGGGATCAGGGAGTCCCCCCTTATATGATCTTCCATGACTCCACCCTGCGTGAGATGGTAGAGCTGCGCCCCGACACCCTGGATGCGCTGGCCGGCATCAACGGGGTGGGGGAGCGCAAGCTCTCCCTGTACGGGGACGACTTCCTCGGCGTGGTGCGCGAACACCTGTGAAGGCAGAAAGCCATGACCCTACGCAACGAACTCAAGGAATTCATCGTCAACCGCGTGCGTGAGGCGGTGCCGGCCGAGGCCATCTATCTGTACGGCCCCGGAGTGGAGGGCCCGGAGGCGCCCGACCGCCACCTGGAACTGCTGGTGGTGGTGCCCGAGGCCTACGATCCCCCATCGCGTCGGGGCATTCACCTCCAGCGCAGCCTCAGCAAGGTCGACCGGCCCATCCAGTTGCAGGTGGTGACCCACGAAGAACTGGAGCGCGAGCGCAACCATCTGCACTCGCTGGTCCATCGGGTGTTGCTCAAGGGCGAGCGGATCTTCGGCTGAGCTCAGAACGGCTCCTGAACTCAGAACAGCCAAAGGGTCAGCCAGAGCACCAGCGGCAGCGTGATGGCGGCCAGCGCGGTCTGCACCGTCAGGATGGTGGCCATCAGCACGGCATCACCCCCCAGTTGACGGGCCAGGATGTAGCAGGATGCAGAGGCCGGCACGGCGCTGAACAGCACCAGTACCGCCAGGGTCGTCTCCTCCAGACCCATCAGCCAACCCGCGGTGGCGGTGACCAGGGGTAGCACCAGCAGTTTGAGGGCGCTGGACACCGCCAGCGCGCCCGGGTTGCGCCCGATCTCGCCCCAGTACAGCCCCGCCCCCACGGCCATCAGCCCCAGGGGCAGGGCCGCCTGGCCCAGGCCATCAAGGAAGAGCACCGCGGCGCCGGGCAGCCCTGGGGTGAGCAGGTTGAGCAGGATGCCCACCACACAGGCCATCACCAGTGGGTTGCGCAGAATGCTGCCGATCATGCCGGCGCCGGCCCGGTCCCCCTGATCCCCGTACCGCATCAGCGCGATCACCGCCAGGATGTTCACCAGCGGCACCAGGACCGCCAGGCTGATGGCGGCCAGGGTCAGGCCCTCATCGCCGAACAGCGCCACGGCGGTGGCCAGACCCACGTAGGTGTTCGGTCGCATGCTGCCCTGCAGGACCGAGGTGAACGCCGGGCCTCCCTTCGGCGTGCGTGGGCGCAGCAACAGCCACTGGGCCAGGTAGACAAGCAGTACCGCGCCCACCAGCACGGTGACAATGGGCAGCAGGTCCAGGGTGTGCAGCGGGGCCTCGGAGAGCCGGGCCACCAGCAGTGCGGGCAGCGCCAGGTAATAGGTGAGCTTCTCCGCGGTTGGCCAGAAGCCATCGGCGGCGAAGCCGGTGCGATAGAGGATATGCCCCAAGGCGATCAGCCCGAACACGCTGATCAGCGCCTCGACAGTGGAGCCCATGGCCACTCCCTTGCTGCCCAAGAAAAGAGGGTCGATCCGGCTGCCCGGATCGACCCTCGCGGATGATACCGCAGAGTGGCGTCAGTATGCCCCACCCCACGTGGCGAGCGGCTATTGCCGCGGTGGGCCTGCCCCCTTGTCGGCGGAGGCCGCCAGCTCACCGGTCTGCTTTTTGAAGAGCAACTGCAGGGCGACCAGGACCCCGCCGATGGTGATGCCCAACAGGTCGGTCATCCAGCCGCCAGCAATCATCGACAGGGCACCGATGAGCAGGCCGATGCGCAGGAACCAGACCATATGCCCGAAGAACCAGCCCTGTACCGATGCCGTCAGCAGGTAGATGCCGATACTGGCCGTGACCACCACGCGGGCGATCTCGCCCCAGGTGCCCTCGCCCAGCAGCGCCGGGCTGTAGAAGAACATGAAGGGCACGATGAATGCCGCCAGGCCCACCTTGAAGGAGGTGACCGAGGTGCGCAGCGGATCGGTGTTGGCGATGGCCGAGGCCGCGTAGGCCGCCAGCGCCACCGGCGGGGTGATGGCGGAGATGACCGCGAAGTAGAACACGAAGAAGTGCGCCACCAGCGGGTCGATCCCCAGCCGTTGCAGGCCGGGTGCTACCACCGAGGCGGCCACCGCGTAGGCCGCAGTGGTGGGCATGCCCATGCCCAGCAGGATGCTGATGCACATGGCGAAGAACATCGCCAGCAGTTGGCCGCTGCCCTCGATGGTCCAGTTGATGATGGGGATGGTTACATCCACCTGGGCGATGCCCAGCAGCATGGAGGCAAAGCGCGCGCCCACGCCGGTGAGACTGATCACGCCGACGATGATGCCGGCACAGGCGCAGACCGCCACCAGCGGGATGGCCATCTTGGCGCCCAGCTCCAAGGCCCGGAGGATGGCCCGGGGGCCCATCCAGTGCGGGGTGAGCCAGGAGACCACGGCGGCACTGATCATGGCCACGGTGCCGGCGCGGATCACCGAGTAGCCCATGAACAACGCCCCGATCAGCACGATAATCGGGATGAACAGGTAGACCTTGCGCAGCATGTCGCCGAGCTGCGGTAGCTGGTCACCGCGCAGGCCGGTCATGCCCATCTTGCGGGCCTCCAGGTCCACCATGAAATAGACGGACAGGAAGTAGAGCACCGCCGGGATGATGGCGGCGA
Encoded proteins:
- the recQ gene encoding DNA helicase RecQ, with protein sequence MSNVVDHCTAESADPALTLLHRVFGFRGFRGQQGEIVRHVSDGGDALVLMPTGGGKSLCYQLPALLRPGVAIVVSPLIALMQDQVRALSQAGVRAASLNSTCGLEELRTIEQDMRRGELDLVYMAPERLMTPRMQELLQQVPIALFAIDEAHCVSQWGHDFRPEYLQLSVLHERFPRVPRIALTATADARTRQEIVRRLGLDEARQFLSSFDRPNIRYRVTPRRNARDQLWRFLETEHPGDAGIVYCLSRRKVDDMAEWLNSKGRPALPYHAGLDAATRQRNQQRFIEEEGLIVVATIAFGMGIDKPDVRFVAHLDLPRSMEAYYQETGRAGRDGLPATAWMTYGLQDVITLRQMLDSSEAGEAHKRVERHRLEAMLAFCEHTACRRQSLLGYFGEDLPEPCGNCDTCLEPVETWDATEAARKALSAVYRTGQMFGVAHLVDVLRGRETDRVRQFGHHRLSVFGLGADMEAGQWRTLFRQLVALGLVEVDLDGYGGLRLAERCRPVLRGEQPLHLRRDPAPARARRKRAVPETPFARPEDEQLFDALRVCRRELARDQGVPPYMIFHDSTLREMVELRPDTLDALAGINGVGERKLSLYGDDFLGVVREHL
- a CDS encoding AEC family transporter, with amino-acid sequence MGSTVEALISVFGLIALGHILYRTGFAADGFWPTAEKLTYYLALPALLVARLSEAPLHTLDLLPIVTVLVGAVLLVYLAQWLLLRPRTPKGGPAFTSVLQGSMRPNTYVGLATAVALFGDEGLTLAAISLAVLVPLVNILAVIALMRYGDQGDRAGAGMIGSILRNPLVMACVVGILLNLLTPGLPGAAVLFLDGLGQAALPLGLMAVGAGLYWGEIGRNPGALAVSSALKLLVLPLVTATAGWLMGLEETTLAVLVLFSAVPASASCYILARQLGGDAVLMATILTVQTALAAITLPLVLWLTLWLF